Proteins from one Candidatus Desulfovibrio trichonymphae genomic window:
- the uvrC gene encoding excinuclease ABC subunit UvrC, with product MNRPDPHSLPLSPGVYLYKDVRGRVIYVGKARVLRRRVLSYFRADGLSAKTRALLSHAHSLDWLTTTTEKEALLLEAGLIKKHRPRYNIVLRDDKQYVMFRIDVKQPFPRLEIVRRVRRDGTRCFGPFTSALSARETWKLLHRAFPLRRCSDRSMKNRVRPCLYHHIGQCPAPCMGLVTPEAYHDAVHKVCELLQGRSEPLLCTLREEMAQAADALEFEKAAVLRDQIQAVARTVERQAAVLPGGGDMDAVGLFPADAGLAVGIVFVRGGAVTDGRSFYWAGLTFEDAPELLWSFVGQYYSTLMPPPRVLLPWLPPDRENDCFGTEGVSTPAEEKFFERGLMEQSLSEKRGSPVRIVPPQNTRDNQLVDIAASNAREEARRHQKQPVTERLARALRLPETPRRIECADVSHTAGRETRVGLVVFEYGSPARSQYRSYAMPDSADDCATLHAWAARRLASGPPWPDLLLIDGGRGQLAAVQRALAEAGLDALFPLAAIVKARDEHGRADRRAGNVRDRIFIPGRANPLSLRDGAPELLFLQHVRDTAHSFAVGRHRRARSAAALSSELMRLPGIGPVTARLLWKKFASVEAMRSATLDDLQGLPSIGRVKATELLQKLQTLHW from the coding sequence ATGAACAGGCCCGACCCGCACAGTCTTCCCCTTTCCCCCGGCGTCTATCTGTATAAAGACGTTCGCGGCCGCGTTATTTATGTGGGCAAGGCCCGTGTGCTGCGTCGGCGCGTGCTTTCCTATTTTCGCGCCGACGGCCTGTCAGCCAAAACGCGCGCGCTCCTGAGCCACGCGCACAGCCTTGACTGGCTCACCACCACCACAGAAAAGGAAGCCCTGCTCCTCGAAGCAGGCCTCATCAAAAAACACCGTCCGCGTTACAATATTGTGCTGCGCGACGACAAACAGTATGTCATGTTCCGGATTGACGTAAAACAGCCCTTTCCGCGTCTGGAAATTGTGCGGCGCGTCCGGCGCGACGGCACCCGCTGCTTCGGCCCTTTTACGTCGGCGCTTTCAGCCCGTGAAACCTGGAAGCTGCTGCACAGGGCATTTCCCCTGCGCCGCTGCTCTGACCGCAGCATGAAAAACCGCGTGCGGCCCTGCCTGTACCACCATATCGGCCAGTGCCCCGCGCCCTGTATGGGTCTTGTGACGCCCGAGGCCTATCATGACGCCGTACACAAAGTCTGTGAATTGCTGCAGGGTCGCTCAGAGCCCTTGCTGTGCACGCTGCGGGAAGAAATGGCGCAGGCGGCCGACGCCCTAGAATTTGAAAAAGCCGCCGTCCTGCGCGACCAGATTCAGGCTGTGGCGCGTACTGTGGAACGTCAGGCCGCCGTGCTGCCCGGCGGCGGAGACATGGACGCGGTCGGCCTATTCCCGGCGGATGCGGGGCTGGCTGTCGGCATTGTTTTTGTGCGCGGCGGCGCCGTGACGGACGGCAGGAGCTTTTACTGGGCCGGTCTCACTTTTGAAGACGCCCCGGAACTGCTCTGGTCTTTTGTAGGCCAATATTATAGCACGCTCATGCCGCCGCCGCGCGTGCTCCTGCCTTGGCTGCCGCCGGACAGGGAAAACGACTGCTTTGGTACTGAAGGCGTTTCCACACCGGCTGAGGAGAAATTTTTCGAACGCGGGCTTATGGAGCAGAGCCTGAGCGAAAAGCGTGGAAGCCCGGTGCGCATTGTTCCCCCGCAAAACACCAGAGACAATCAGCTTGTGGATATTGCCGCCTCAAACGCGCGGGAAGAAGCCCGTCGCCATCAAAAACAGCCTGTGACAGAACGTCTTGCGAGGGCACTACGTCTACCCGAAACGCCGCGGCGTATTGAATGCGCGGACGTCTCCCACACTGCCGGCCGTGAAACCAGAGTTGGTCTGGTTGTCTTTGAATACGGCAGTCCGGCAAGGTCGCAATACCGAAGCTACGCCATGCCCGATAGTGCCGACGATTGCGCCACCCTGCACGCGTGGGCGGCGCGCCGTCTCGCCAGCGGCCCCCCTTGGCCTGACCTGCTTCTGATTGACGGCGGGCGCGGGCAGCTGGCCGCTGTGCAACGCGCTTTGGCAGAGGCTGGACTGGATGCCCTTTTCCCCCTCGCGGCCATTGTCAAAGCTCGCGACGAGCACGGTCGGGCTGACCGCCGGGCCGGAAATGTGCGCGACAGAATTTTTATTCCAGGCCGCGCAAATCCCCTGTCCTTGCGAGACGGCGCGCCGGAGCTACTTTTTTTGCAGCATGTCCGCGACACAGCGCACAGCTTTGCCGTTGGCCGACATCGGCGCGCGCGCAGCGCCGCCGCCCTGTCAAGCGAGCTCATGCGGCTGCCCGGCATAGGCCCGGTCACAGCGCGGCTGCTCTGGAAAAAATTTGCCAGCGTGGAGGCCATGCGTTCAGCCACACTGGACGATTTGCAAGGTCTGCCCAGCATAGGCAGGGTGAAGGCGACGGAACTTTTGCAGAAACTCCAGACATTGCACTGGTAA
- a CDS encoding helix-turn-helix domain-containing protein: MANILDIKQNLMKRMRARRREGKISQSVLAERSGVSLGSIKRFEGTGEIALSSLLRIAVVLGYEADFEKLFERKNYQSLDEVINAK, translated from the coding sequence ATGGCTAATATATTAGATATAAAACAAAATTTAATGAAGCGGATGCGGGCACGGCGACGAGAGGGTAAGATCTCGCAGTCGGTGTTGGCTGAACGCTCTGGCGTATCATTAGGGTCTATCAAACGATTTGAGGGAACAGGGGAGATTGCGCTTTCCTCGCTTTTGCGAATTGCAGTCGTGCTTGGTTATGAGGCAGATTTTGAAAAACTCTTTGAACGTAAAAATTATCAGAGTTTAGATGAGGTGATAAATGCAAAATAA
- a CDS encoding type II toxin-antitoxin system HipA family toxin gives MQNKVLNILYNGRKVGRLAETPDKLLAFEYEAGWLADGFSISPFKLPLEKRVFIASRDPFDGNFGVFNDSLPDGWGRLLIDRMLIKKHIDPFATSTLDRLAIVGTNGMGALEYKPEEQLTSNMAIDDLDTLAREAEAILNEKYDGKLEELVRIGGSSGGARPKVLIKIQDEDWLIKFRASADPKNIGKQEFDYMQAAKAAVLIIPETQLFEGKYFGVKRFDRRKNGGKVFMMSASGLLDTSHRLPTLDYNNLMHATLKLTRDYREAEKMFRLMCFNVFAHNRDDHAKNFSFLYDDGRWQVSPAYDLVYAEGMGGEHATTIDGEGRNPTEGNILSVATKSGLDQCKAKEIMKEVKTAVKKAKLTNL, from the coding sequence ATGCAAAATAAGGTATTGAATATTTTATATAATGGACGGAAAGTCGGACGGCTGGCAGAAACGCCAGATAAGTTGCTTGCGTTTGAATATGAGGCGGGTTGGTTGGCTGATGGATTTTCAATATCACCATTTAAACTTCCACTGGAAAAACGGGTGTTTATAGCATCGCGAGACCCATTTGATGGTAATTTTGGGGTATTTAATGATAGTCTGCCGGACGGCTGGGGGCGATTGTTGATTGATAGAATGCTTATTAAGAAGCATATTGACCCGTTTGCTACCTCTACACTTGACAGACTGGCGATAGTCGGCACAAACGGTATGGGCGCACTGGAATACAAGCCGGAAGAGCAACTAACCAGCAACATGGCAATAGACGATTTGGATACTTTGGCACGAGAAGCCGAGGCGATATTAAATGAAAAATATGATGGCAAGTTGGAAGAGCTGGTGCGTATCGGCGGCAGTTCTGGTGGTGCGCGCCCGAAAGTTCTCATCAAAATACAAGACGAAGATTGGTTGATAAAATTCCGTGCCAGTGCCGACCCAAAGAATATTGGTAAGCAGGAGTTTGACTATATGCAGGCGGCAAAAGCGGCGGTGCTTATCATACCAGAAACGCAGTTGTTTGAGGGCAAGTATTTCGGCGTGAAACGGTTTGACCGACGTAAAAATGGCGGAAAAGTCTTTATGATGTCTGCCAGCGGTTTGTTGGACACCAGTCATCGCTTGCCAACGCTGGACTATAACAATCTCATGCACGCAACATTAAAATTGACGCGCGATTATCGCGAGGCCGAGAAAATGTTCCGCCTGATGTGTTTTAATGTGTTTGCGCATAATCGCGATGACCACGCCAAAAACTTTTCGTTCCTGTATGATGATGGGCGTTGGCAGGTATCGCCAGCCTATGACTTGGTTTATGCCGAAGGGATGGGCGGTGAACATGCCACAACAATAGACGGTGAAGGCCGCAATCCGACAGAGGGAAATATCCTATCCGTTGCTACCAAATCCGGCCTTGACCA